gcggactactactgctaactaatgcaagggggccgtaggcctggaggtgtggtgagttaaaaggggtggtgagcgtctaagtactactgggggccggctacttagctggctgactaatcctcctcaatgaatatgagacaaggtaaaatcaacttggggtttccaagcaattttcctgctgtatatatagataaagcacagtatctacatggtctgtgcgcgtgagagaaagaagtatggaaagcaaatgagaagcgtgctgcgggctgcgcagaagcgtggattcctcctaagcgcccttggcacggcatctcggcgcggcatctcggcataataagcgccgagatcacgtgatcgaaaaacataagatattaagtccgtaaaaaatattaaaaataatagaaaattcaggcgattccaatggtatatgtaaggaggttataacattgccccccccttaaaggctcttggcggagtcacgagccttcttgagtctagcttggttgaagtgcttgatctcttcctggctgtgttctaATAgctcttccggttcccatgaattgtcttctggaccgtaacccttccatttgatcagataGAACCACTTTCCCCGTTGAcgcttggagtcaatgatctgttccacttcatattcttcttccccttctattgtttcaggagggggacggcttgggaatggctggcttgGGGATTCGTGTGCCTTTGATAGTAGCCCTacatagaatacattgtggattttcagggtttcaGGGAGTTCCAGACGGTAGGCATGGCTGGATACTTTCTCTGTAACCTTGAATGGGCCTAGTTGTTTGGGATCtagcttgttggagtttgtccTGAGTTCTATGTTCTtcccatctagccagactcTCTTGCCTATGGAGTATTCCGGTAGTGTCCCTGTTGTCCTGGTCATGCGTTCTTTTGACAATCTAAGTGCTGactctgcttccttccattctcgGGCCAAGGTATCAGCTACAAGGTCTGCCTCTGGGACATTTGCAGGGACGTTGGATGGATTCATGAcaggatttcttccatagaccaattcaaaagggGTTCTTCTGGTTGCAGAGTGCTTTGCGTTATTGTAGGCATACTCCGCTAATGGCAGCCAGGTAGCCCAGTCCAAATGGTTGGCGGCAACATACaatctgaggtagaattctATGAACTGATTAACCctctctgtttggccatctgattctgggtggtaagccaaggagaaggctgGTTTTACCCCAAGTTGTTGATACAGAGCTCttaggaattttcctgtgaacgTCGTTCCACGGTCTGAGATGGTCTTGACTGGCAATCCGTGTAGTTTCCAGACATGGCTGATGAACAAGTTGGCAAGGCCCTTGGCCGTGACCTTTTttgaggttgggatgaagtgtccAAACTTTGaaaaggagtcaatgacCACTAGTACTGCGTCGTACCCATTTGACTTAGGGAACCCCGTGATGAAATTGTatgagatggtgtggaaaggGAATGGGGGAACCTCTAGGGgtttaagggcaatggtAGGTGCGTGAGCtcgttggttggcttggcatactggacagcattcaacccattccttggctgagGACTTCATACCGGGCCACCAGTAAGACCTGCTGATCAGTTCAAGCATTCTTTGTTGTCTGGGGTGGCCTGCCagtggggagtcatggaattccttTAGCAGTCGCTCCTTCAggggttctgagtctggAACTACTAGTTTCCCTTGGTACCATAggaggtcttcctcccagtcatagtcTCGGTAGGCCTTCCGGATAGAGGGGGGTGCGTTGTCAGcgtcttctgtcaggaattggatgatgggttctagGGATGGGTCCTCCCTTAGTTTATTCCGgacttctgtgacaatctcgagttcctcttctgatgtattggcaaataccttggcTGGTAGCATAATCTCTGGTTCCTGGGGCGTGTCTGTGTAGTCTGACCTCCTGGATAAGGCGTcaggctttcctgattgttttcctgggcaataatgtatttcaaaattgaaatcgctcaggaatacacGCCATCTAGCATGTTGCCGGTTAAAggttcttgcctgcatccaatattcaagGTTGCAATGGTCCGTGAACACCTGCACTGGTTTGTCCATAGCTTCTAAGAAGAttctccattcctccagggctttaatgattgccagaagctctttgtcatggg
The Rhizoctonia solani chromosome 8, complete sequence DNA segment above includes these coding regions:
- a CDS encoding Retrotransposable element Tf2 protein; this translates as MGAILSQRGEDNCLHPIAYMSKSFSGAKANYNTHDKELLAIIKALEEWRIFLEAMDKPVQVFTDHCNLEYWMQARTFNRQHARWRVFLSDFNFEIHYCPGKQSGKPDALSRRSDYTDTPQEPEIMLPAKVFANTSEEELEIVTEVRNKLREDPSLEPIIQFLTEDADNAPPSIRKAYRDYDWEEDLLWYQGKLVVPDSEPLKERLLKEFHDSPLAGHPRQQRMLELISRSYWWPGMKSSAKEWVECCPVCQANQRAHAPTIALKPLEVPPFPFHTISYNFITGFPKSNGYDAVLVVIDSFSKFGHFIPTSKKVTAKGLANLFISHVWKLHGLPVKTISDRGTTFTGKFLRALYQQLGVKPAFSLAYHPESDGQTERVNQFIEFYLRLYVAANHLDWATWLPLAEYAYNNAKHSATRRTPFELVYGRNPVMNPSNVPANVPEADLVADTLAREWKEAESALRLSKERMTRTTGTLPEYSIGKRVWLDGKNIELRTNSNKLDPKQLGPFKVTEKVSSHAYRLELPETLKIHNVFYVGLLSKAHESPSQPFPSRPPPETIEGEEEYEVEQIIDSKRQRGKWFYLIKWKGYGPEDNSWEPEELLEHSQEEIKHFNQARLKKARDSAKSL